In the Pongo abelii isolate AG06213 chromosome 9, NHGRI_mPonAbe1-v2.0_pri, whole genome shotgun sequence genome, TGAGGCTCCCATTGCCCTTGCCAGTTCCCGGGCTCACTTCCAGCTTTTCCGGAAAGCTTGGCCACGCCCCTCGTCCCAGACCCTCAGGCCACTCGACCGCAATTAACCCGCGTCTCTGCGCCTTTTTAGGCCCCTCCCCCTCGGTCGTGCCCTTGCCATCTCTTAGGCCCCGTCTCACCCTTTCGGATGCCTCCCCTAGAACCCCACCACTTTCCACCCTTTTCTGTCTGTTATTTCTCCCAAACTTGCGCCCGCACAGGCCCCTCTGGAACACCCCTGCCCCGTGAGTGCTCCTCGTCCCCGCTCCGTAGACAAAGAGCGTGCGTGCCGAGCATTTCTGGCAGGAGGAGCAGGTGGACTAAACTTGCGGGAACCATTTTACGACAACGTGCGGCTGTGCGGCGTGGCTGACGGCAACGCCGCGCTGCTCTTGGAGAGGTCACTCCGGAGACGGCGTTGGTTTTGGGGTGTGGGGGGTTGGTGGCACTATGTGGCGCGTCTGTGCGCGACGGGCCCAGAATGTAGCCCCATGGGCGGGACTCGAGGCTCGGTGGACGGCCTTGCAGGAGGTACCCGGAACTCCACGAGTGACCTCGCGATCTGGCCCGGCTCCGGCTCGTCGCAACAGCGTGACTACAGGGTATGGCGGGGTCCGGGCACTGTGCGGCTGGACCCCCAGTTCTGCGGCCACGCCGCGGAACCGCTTACTGCTGCAGCTTTTGGGGTCGCCCGGTCGCCGCTGTTACAGTCTTCCCCCGCATCAAAAGGTGAGCCCTAGACCCGCCTTCTCGGGACCCCGTTGTCCTTCAGAGCTGACTGGATGCCTGCAGGATCCTCCTTGAGAGGCCTCACTGATCCTCCACCCATTCCCAGTATCTGCTTTCGCCCTTTGTCCAATAGCCGGCTTTGCTGTAGCTCCTTAGCGTCCCTCTCATAATGTATTTCATTGAAAGGAGAGCTTCAAGACTGGGGCTGTATGCAGAATATCTGTCGAGGTTCATGCTTTGTCAGACCCATTGGACTGGAGGAGAAAGCCTGTCACTGGAAATTACTAACTTCTTGTGGACAGAAACTCCCTTGGCATCCCTAGTTCCCGATGTGTAATGGAACTAGATACACTTTGCATGAAATCGAATTGAATGAAATCTTAAGCCAGACTGAGAGTTAGGTAGCCCTTAAAAAATTtagtgtttcttctttttctctttcaggtTCCATTGCCTTCTCTTTCCCCCACAATGCAGGCAGGCACCATAGCCCgttgggaaaaaaaagagggggaCAAAATCAATGAAGGTGACCTAATTGCAGAggtaagttgttttaaaataacgGAGATGAGTTCGAAGAGACTGGCTTTGCCTGACTGACTGAACATTGACTTTCTGGATGTGTAGCTACCCCTTTGTTTAAGAAACTGAAGTGTTTTTCACAACTTGATGTTAGACAAGATTGGTTGGATAAGTTGTCAGCAGCTGGCCAAACTGATGTTTAGCCAAGGCGTTTCTgaagtaatttcttctttgaaatcTGTCGTAGTGGCCTTATCTTCACATGAACTGTATAATTCTAGACACAAaggccaggctgaccaacatggtgaaaccccgtctgtgctaaaaatacaaggatcagccgggcatggcggcctgttcctgtaatcccagctactcgggaggctgaggcaggataatcgcttgaacctgggagggggaggttgcaatgagccgagattgcaccactgcactccagccttggtgacagagtgagactctcaaaaaaaaaattctagacacAAGCTAATAAACTACATACTGACAGTACAAACCTGAGCTGCTGCTTTTTGTGTTAAAAGGTTGAAACTGATAAAGCCACTGTTGGATTTGAGAGCCTGGAGGAGTGTTATATGGCAAAGATACTTGTTGCTGAAGGTACCAGGGATGTTCCCATCGGAGCGATCATCTGTATCACAGTTGGCAAGTGAGTGGTGCACTCATAATTTGTGGAACTTCATTGCTTGGTGGAGTATTTTACCCAGAATTGAGAATTAGGAGTTAAAGACTATTTTTTAAGACTACTTTTGTGAAAGCTGAATCTGCCCATTATATTTATgcattctttctcttccttaggCCTGAGGATATTGAggcctttaaaaattatacattggATTCCTCAGCAGCACCTACCCCACAAGCGGCCCCAACACCAACCCCTGCTGCCACTGCTTCGCCACCTACACCTTCTGCTCAGGCTCCTGGTAGCTCATATCCCCCTCACATGCAGGTGAGGCTCAGCCTCTGAGTTTTTGCTCTAGGTGATTTATTACTTACTCACTTTTTTTCATAGATGGCTACTACATCTTGGAAACTGACATTAAATGTGGTTAGGTCTTGTCATTTGGGAGTATATAGGTTTAAACATGAAGATTGACAACTTTTCTTCCTGGTTGTTATTTCCAGTTATAAGAACTTGAACAGTTCCTATAACCTTTCTCAGCCTCATTGTATAGTACACAGGGTAATGCGTGGCACTTTTCATTCGAGAACATTACATTACAGATTTTGAGGATGATTTTTACTAACATCTATTCCCTGTATAATTAGAGTTTATAGTAggctgtgttagtctgttttacTTTGGCTTAAAGAAATACCTagggctgggtaatttataaagaaaaaaggtttatttggctcaaggttctgcaggctgtacaagaagcagggcgccagcatctgtttctcttatggcctcaggaagcttacagtcatggtggaaggtggaagggaaaggggaagggtggTGTGTCACATAATGAGAGAGGGAACAAGAGACAGAGGGGAATGGGTACCAGGCTCTTTATAGCAATCAGATTTCCCCTTAAGTCGTTACTATGGGGCATGCAGCAAGCCATTCATGGGGGATCCTCCTCCAAtacccagacacctcccaccagaccccatctctaacactggggatcatatttctttttttttttttttcccacatacAAAAAAACTTTGTTTACACAATCTTGGATTCTGAATCTCCAATACTTCCAGGGTCTCTTGATCAAATGGGGCAGCAGTGGGCAGGGAAGCAAACACAGGAGCCAGTCCAGATTATCTTACTCAAGAACACCACCAAGAAGAAGGGAAGGCCTAATTCAGTCTTGGTCTGGACTACATCTCCCCGCACTTTGAGATCACCACAGTAGTTTGGGCTTATTGTTGGGGCCTGTGGGAACATTCTCAATCTTTCTCATCACTAGAAGTCCATCAATGATTTTTCCAAACATTACATGCTTCCCATCCAGCCAATCACACTTAGAGCAGGTGATAAAGAACTGACAGCCATTTGTACTGGGACTGCTGTTTGCCGTGGAAAGCAGGCCTGGAGCTGAGTGTCTAAGTTTAAAATTTTCGTCTGCAAATGTCTCCTGGTAAATACTGGCGACTCCAGTACCATCTCCATTAACAAAATCTCCACCCTAAATCATGAAATCCTTTATGACCCTGTGGAAAGTGCTTCCTTTGTATCCTATTGGAACCCCATCTTTTCTGAATTCTCTAGTGCAGAACTACCCAAAGTTCTCTGCCATCTTAGGCACAACGTCTGCAAAGAGCTCGATCTTTGTGCGGCCAGCTTCCTGACTGCCATTGCTGACATCAAAGAACACCATGGGGTTAGCAGGGCTTGAAGTTGCCACCACCATGGCTCTGACCCGGAAGCAGAAGTCAGGGGGATCatatttcagcatgagatttggaggggacaaacatccaagcTGTATCATAGGTGTCAAGTGCTGTCTGTTGAATGAAAGTCCCCAGTTGGTGTTCTTTTGACATGTGGTGATCTATTTTCCAAGAGTGGGTGACGTAGTCCAATAGTATTAATAAATGAGAAGACTAACAAAGTTAAGTGTAAGATACACATATGTAATAGTGTTGCATCAAAGTTGAAGGCAGTGAATGTAATCACTGTTGATTGTGCTAACTGAATCAGTTTCTAAGAAACTAAGTCAGTTTATTAGGTATTAGGGTTATCTTCTGTATATTTGTGTGCTTTAGATGTTAAAAGTGGACAAAAATCCAGCCATCCTTTTCTAAATAATTCTGACTAGCATTTCTCCTTAATCTAGTTTATTTGTAGAAATTTTTATATAGGAATCGTTTTCTTCTTTGGAAATAATGTTCTACTCCGTGGTGTGTTAGTAACAGTCATTTAGGATTTTTGCCTGGTGTTCAGTTCACACATGTATTACATGCTGTTCAGCAAATTCTATCTCATGATGTAAGACTGACTTAATTTTCCTCTACTTTGTGTCTGTAgctttgtgtgcatgtgttagGGTTTTAccttaattattctttaaaatactgaattGGATTCTGGATCTCTGATATTATTCTTTAAGATACTGTATAGAGATTATTGGCTTCACTGTTTTTTAAGAAGCAGATGAAGATGGCAAATTCTGCACAAAAAAAgtacttaacaattttttttctaaggcTTGTCTTACTTTCCCCTCTCTGGAAACACCTtcaattgaaattattttcctctCTGCATAATCCTGTTGCTAATCAGATACAGAAGACAAAGAGGATAGCAAATGAAACCAAATTCAGTGGACACGCAAGCCATATAAATAGTAAAgcaattttaaatttagatagGCATTCTGATGTTTGGATTTTATTGGGGTggaaatggctattataaaaacagGGCTTTTTTTACCcctggttttaaatttttatttatttattttttgaaacagggtctcactccatcacctaggctggagtgcagtggtgcgatttcagctcactgcagcctctgcctcctgggttcaagtgattctcctgcctcagcctcccgagtagctgggagtacaggcacacaccaccacacccggctattttactttttgagataggatctcactcttcacctacgctggagtgcagtggtacaatcttagttcactgcagccttgacctccctggtgcgagccatcctcccacctcagcctcccaagaagctgtgactacaggcgcatgccaccatgcccagctaattgtttttttgtttttttgttttttttttaagagacgaggttacatcatgttgctcaggctggtcgtgaactcctgggctcaagtgatcctcctgcatcagcctaccaaaatgctgagattataggcatgagccaccatgcctggtctttcctgtttttttgttttttttttttttgagacagtcttgctctgtccccatggctggagtgtagtggcacgatcttggctcactgcaacctctgtgattctcatgcctcagcctcctgagtagctgggactacaggcgggtgtcaccatgcccagctaattttggtatttttagtagagggggggtttcgccgtgttggctaggctggtcttgaactcctggcctcaagtgatctgcccctccCAAgtgatccttggcctcccaaagtgctgggattacagatgtgaacagctgtgcctggcctcctgttttatttttttgaatgatcatcacgccactgcactccaggctgggcaacagagtaagactccgtctcaaaaaaaaaaaaaattatcaaataaaattctGTGTAAGAATTCTAtggacatatattatatacaagtTGTTtcgaaatatgtatatattgtggaatggctagattgaactaatttatatatgCATTACTTTATAGACTTATCTTTTAGGCCACTTAAAAATCTACTCTCAGGAATTTacaagaatacaatacattgttattaacttgTCACCaaataaggtttttgttttttttttttataatatggAATGCTTCACGAATTTGTTGTCCTtgcgcaggggccatgctaatcttctctgtatcattccaattttagtatatgtgttgCTGAAGTGAGCACAGAACAGTTCTTAATATTACGTTTTTATCTTGGAAAGATATCTGGGAAGGTTGGGACAAATGCAGTTTCCTGTAGGTAAAAAAATAGGTAGATGCTAAGTACAGAGCGCAGTAAAATTTTAACAGAATGGTTTGGACCAAGGTCattttgtgaaaatgaaaaacttcttggttaaaaaaaatgaagtctgggcgtggtggctcgcgcctgtaatcccagcactttgggaggccagggcgggcataTTACTTGAGGACAGGCattcagagaccagcctggccaacatggtaaaaccccatctctacaaaaattagtgggcatggtggcgcccgcctgtaatccagctactcgggaggctgaggcaggagaatcacttgaaaccaggaggtggaggttgcagtgagccgagattgcgccattgctctccagcctgggcgacagagcaagactctgtctcaaaataaaaataaaaatagatgaaaagatgctccatacTTAGATATTGAGAAATTAATTTTGACTATCTGAAATAAATTTTTCCCATGTGCTTGTTGCATTTAACTTGGAGTGTGTGTCAAGAGTGTGGGTGAGAGTGTAAGAGTATGGGTCAGAGTATGAGATTTGAAGGATGATTTACCTGGTGGGAAGCTATTGAGGTGCGAAGCTTTTGCTGTGATGAGTATTTGGATTATCATAGTCACCATCATTCTATGAAACTATGTAAGTCTGCCAGACTGTTATTACGTAGAAGTCTTCCTGGTATTAAGCAATAATATGTGTTTGTTTCTACAGGTACTTCTTCCTGCCCTCTCTCCCACCATGACCATGGGCACAGTTCAGAGATGGGAAAAAAAAGTGGGTGAGAAGCTAAGTGAAGGAGACTTATTGGCAGAGATAGAGACTGACAAAGCCACTATAGGTGAGATTTCTTCAGCTCTTAATGGTTGAGGCACTGAGTTTCCCAATGAGGAAGAGGATTGCCATTCTTTCCTAAAATGAGTGAGTGATAATATGAAAACTTTATAATTCTTAGGATTCATTTTCTGggacagaatattttatttagttatacttattctttagtttttatttatttgtttatttgcttatttttgagacagggtcttaatctgttgcccaggttggagtgcggtggcaagatcatagctcattataggcttgaactcctgggctcatgcccaaatgatcctcttgctttAGCCTCACAAGTAGGTAGGACTGCAGGcctgaaccaccacacctagctgatttttaaaattttttgtagagatggggtctcactttgttgtccaggctcgttttgaactcctggctcaagtgatcctcctgccttggcctctcaaagtgctgggactccaAGCGTGAGCCCCTGTTCCTGGCCCAGcataatttataacaaaaataatgcaTAGTCAGATTTGTCAGTTCCATCCTGTGCTCATTGAATCAAATGCAATCAATCTGTCAATTCACAGATTATTTTTAGGCCCAAGTTTGCTCCTTGGCCTTATTATGTTACTGAGAAGCTATATCAGAATTGCTGCTGTCTAAACTAGGCAAAGGAAGGCAAGAAGAAACAGGAGAAAATCACTTCCATGGCAGGATAATAGCAAAGAATTTAAGATGACTTTGAGGGAAAACTGAAACCAGGGTTGAGATTGTTTTCATAGTTTGAGAATGACTGATAGAATGtatgtgtgtaatatatatatgttcagATATGTCATATGTCCACATATCTCcttcttaattcatttttaggCTAAAAAAAACCCATATAGACaatcatatatttattattattattatttttttttttttgagacagagtttcgctctgtcgcccaggctggagtgcagtggcgcagtctcggctcactgcaagctctaccccctgggttcacgccattctcctgcctcagcctcccaagtagctgggactacaggcgcctgccgccatgcccggcttggcctcccaaagtgctaggattacaggcgtgagccactgcgattTGTAGTATTATGAATTGCTTCTCCCtgcaccccctttttttttattttttattttttgagacagagttttgctctgtcacccaggcttgagtacagtggtgcgatctcggctcactgcagcctccgcctcctgggttcaagcaattctcctgccttagcctcccgagtagctgggactacaggcatgcaccatcacgcctggctaatttttttgcatttttagtagagacagagtttcaccatgttggccaggctgctctcgagctctttgacctcaggtgatctgcctgcctcggcctcccaaagtgctgggattacaggcataagccaccgcacccagcctctctgcTTCATAATCACCACCAAAGGGAAGCCTTTCCCAAAGATGTAATGGGAAGTACTGGGCATCCTCTGCCTTGGTTGTTTTCAGATTGTGTTCTTCAAATCCCGTCATTCCTTTAAGGCACCTTGAGGCAAAGGGGGAATTAAAGAGCAGGACCTTACAGCCCTGTCTGCCTCCCTTACTTCCAGCAGagcagttcttttctttttgtattttgtgcttccccataaattttatttgaagaaaggattctgtttcttaaaaacacAGAAACTTTGGAAACAGTAGTTCTGCTTCACCATTTAACTTGAATACCAGTGTCACTATAGAGACTAGTCACTAGAGAAGTGTTACCTTAGTTGAACTTTGAAGTCTATTGTGGCCCAGGagccttttcattttaaatgcttttttttttttttttttttttttttttgagacaaagtctcgctctgttgttgtccaggctggagtgcggtggcatgatctcggcccaccacaacgtctgcctcccgggttcaagcgattcttctgcctgagcctcacgagtagctgggactacaggtgcatgccactacgcctggctaatttttgtatttttagtagaaatgtggtttcactgtgttggccaggctggtcttgaactcctgacctcatgatctgcctgcctcagcctcccaaagtgctgggattacaggcgtgagccaccaccgcacccagccttttttttttgagacagagtcttgctttgttgcccaggctggagtgcaatggcatgatcttggctcattgcaatctccgcctcccaggttcaagcaattctcctgcctcagctgcccaagtagctgggattacaggcgcctgccaccatgcctggctaattttttgtatttttagtagagatgtggtttcaccatgttggccaggctggtcttgaactcctgacctcagataatccacccgcctgggcctcccaaagtgctgggataacaggcgtgagccaccgcgcccggcctaaacatattttttattggGTAGTCTCAGTTGGGAAATGGAAGGATTCATCAAAGATGTGTTCAAGGAGAGGCACAACAGTACAGAAAGCCAATGGCttcttttagttttacttttgcAATCCTAAATGTTTGAGTTCTTTGCAAGGAAGGCAGTAGTTGAATAAAATATAAGTTGTCAACACCGTAGAAATCCCAGTAAAGCTGTAATTCTTCACATTGAAATATTTGGTATAATATCAAGTATAACCTCTTTGAAAAGTTCCAAAGATGCCTTTAGGGCTGAAATCCAACATTAGTATCTAGGTTGGTAGCTCCCTTAATTAGGCATGTATGTGGTTCTTATCTTTAGTGGCATAGCTGACACCATCTTAGAGTCCTGTGAGTCTGCATGGGGACTGTCCTTGGAGATTTTTTAATAACTTTGAGAACTAACCACTGTCTGTAATCTTTCATAGTTTTATTGAACAGATTTTTAATTGGCATTTACTTTGTACCAGGTCGTATTATTTCTAAgaacttgaaaaatattaatctGTTTAAATGTATAACGTCCCAGTACCAATCCAGTCAGattggtactattattatccccatattGTAGGTAAAGAAACCAAGACACAGAAGGTTAAATAGGTTGCAAAAAAGGTTATATAGCTAGCTTGAATGAGAAAAATCACTTTACTTAAAACTGTGCTGTGAGTTTGGAGGGATAGTGGAATCTCTTAAGTCccataatgttttttctttctatttaaggTTTTGAAGTACAGGAAGAAGGTTATCTGGCAAAAATCCTGGTCCCTGAAGGCACAAGAGATGTCCCTCTAGGAACCCCACTCTGTATCATTGTAGAAAAAGAGGCAGATATATCAGCATTTGCTGACTATAGGCCAACCGAAGTAACAGATTTAAAACCACAAGCACCACCACCTACCCCACCCCCGGTAGGTATGCTTCTAGAATTCAGGAAACACTTACCTTATTCATCTCTAAATTAAGGAGTTTTGATTAGAGATATCCTAGGTTCCTTCCACCTCCAAGATTCTATGACTGAGGAGGGAGATAGTTTATTAACATTTGTGGAGACCTATAGTGTTTGTTGTACTGCATTGTTCACCTAATGGTTGATAGTTTGGGCCTTGTAGCTTTTTTCTTCGTGCTATCTAGAGTCCTGCTGAGAACAAAGCTAAGGGACATGTTCTCTTTCTGCTTTAGATATAGATATCATGCTTGTGGAAAGTAAGGCTTCATtgccccacccttttttttttttttaaagagacaaggtctcaccctgttgctgaggctggagtgcagtggtgcaatcatagctcacttcattgcccattttttattaaatttactgAATAATTTCTGTCACTTGAAATCCTCTTGCTATTGCCGTAGTAGGTCAAGCATGTATTTGTGATACAGTGGAACCTTGACATGACTTGTTTTGCCTAGAATTTATTATATCACCAAATGCTTTATACGCTATATAACTATAACCTGAACTTGTATTAACTCCAACCAAGATAACACTGACAGTGAAGCTTCCGCAGATGCTAGAATCATGTGAGTTTAAACTAGGTAAACATTTCTATAAGAGAAAAGTTGATTTCTGACTACTGTACATTTGTGGGAAGCTGGCAAGTAGCATTgttgttgtatttattttgttgttgttgagacggagtcttgc is a window encoding:
- the DLAT gene encoding dihydrolipoyllysine-residue acetyltransferase component of pyruvate dehydrogenase complex, mitochondrial isoform X1; translation: MWRVCARRAQNVAPWAGLEARWTALQEVPGTPRVTSRSGPAPARRNSVTTGYGGVRALCGWTPSSAATPRNRLLLQLLGSPGRRCYSLPPHQKVPLPSLSPTMQAGTIARWEKKEGDKINEGDLIAEVETDKATVGFESLEECYMAKILVAEGTRDVPIGAIICITVGKPEDIEAFKNYTLDSSAAPTPQAAPTPTPAATASPPTPSAQAPGSSYPPHMQVLLPALSPTMTMGTVQRWEKKVGEKLSEGDLLAEIETDKATIGFEVQEEGYLAKILVPEGTRDVPLGTPLCIIVEKEADISAFADYRPTEVTDLKPQAPPPTPPPVAAVPPTPQPLAPTPSAPCPATPAGPKGRVFVSPLAKKLAVEKGIDLTQVKGTGPDGRITKKDIDSFVPSKVAPAPAAVVPPTGPGMAPVPAGVFTDIPISNIRRVIAQRLMQSKQTIPHYYLSIDVNMGEVLLVRKELNKILEGRSKISVNDFIIKASALACLKVPEANSSWMDTVIRQNHVVDVSVAVSTPAGLITPIVFNAHIKGLETIANDVVSLATKAREGKLQPHEFQGGTFTISNLGMFGIKNFSAIINPPQACILAIGASEDKLVPADNEKGFDVASMMSVTLSCDHRVVDGAVGAQWLAEFRKYLEKPITMLL